The Nocardia sp. BMG51109 nucleotide sequence GCGCGCCCAGTGGGAACTCGATCTGTGGTCCGATGCCACCGCGCCGGTGCTGGTGTCGGTGGGACTGGCCATCGGCCTGGCCGCCAATACCGCCCGGCGCGCCCAGCAGCAGCTGCAGGCCGCGGTGCGCCTGACGGCCGCCGCCGAGGAACGCGAGCGGCTGGCGCGCGAGGTGCACGACGGAGTCCTGCAGGTGCTCAGCTACATCAAGCGCCGCGGCACCGAAATCGGCGGCAGCACGGCGGAACTGGCGCAGCGCGCCGGTGAGCAGGAGGTGGCGCTGCGGGTGCTCGTCTCAGAACAGGGCGAGCGGCCGAAAACCCTGGGCGCACAGGTCGATCTGCGCCCGCTGCTGACGGCGCAGACGGCTCCGTCGATCTTCGTCTCGACACCCGGCGATGCGGTGCTGCTCGGCGAGCGGATGGCCCGCGAGATCGCCGCCGCCGTGGCCGCGGCGCTGTCGAATACCGCGGCGCACGCCGGACCGGGCGCGAAAGCCTATGTCCTGCTCGAGGATGTGGGCGATGCTGTGCTGGTCAGCGTTCGCGACGACGGCCCGGGCATCGCTCCGGGGCGGCTCGCCGATGCCGCCGCCGAGGGCCGGATGGGTGTGTCGCGCTCGATGGTCGGTCGCATCGAGGCACTGGGCGGCGTGGCGGAACTGCTGACCGCCGACGACGGCACGGAATGGGAGTTCCGGGTGCCGCGCAACACCGAGGAACGGGAGGTGGATCGGTGAGTGAAGGTTCAGCGGGCGAAAGCTCGGAAGGTGAAAGCGGTGCCGCCGAGGACATCTCGGTGATGGTGGTGGACGACCACCCCATGTGGCGGGACGGGGTCTCCCGCGATCTGGCCGAGGCGGGTTTCCGGGTGATCGCCACCGCCGACGGGGTCGGTGCGGCGACCCGCCGGGCCGCCGCCGCGCGTCCTGCGGTCGTCCTGATGGATATGCAGCTGCCCGACGGCACCGGCGTGCACGCCACCGCCGAGATTCTGCGGGTGTCACCCGGCAGCCGGGTGCTGGTGCTGTCCGCCTCGGCCGAACGCGACGACGTGCTGGACGCGATCAAGGCCGGTGCCACCGGCTACCTGGTGAAGAGTGCCTCGGCCGCGGAGTTGGTCGATGCGGTGCGCGCCACCGCGGCGGGTCAGGCGGTGTTCACGCCGGGCCTGGCCGGTCTGGTGCTGGGCGAGTACCGTCGCATCGCGAACGCGCCCGCCGAGCGCGACGAGCCGCACCGTCCGGCGCTCACCGAGCGGGAGACCGAGGTGCTGCGCCTGGTCGCCAAGGGCCTGTCCGCCAAGCAGATCGCCACCCGGCTCGGCCTCAGCCACCGCACGGTCGAGAACCACGTCCAGGCCACGTTACGCAAACTGCAGCTGGCCAACCGCGTCGAGCTGACCCGCTACGCGATCGAGCAGGGGCTGGAGTAGGAGATCAGGGATTGCCCTGATGTGCGGCGGCACCGCCGTCGGTACCCTCGGTCGCATGGGCGGTGAGACGGTTTCCACCCCGGGGATATCGAGTCCGGGAGCGCGGTCGGTGCCGGAGCCCGGGGGCGCGGTGGGCGACCGGGATCTGCGGGTATCGGATACCGAGCGCGAGCATGTCGGGATGCTGCTGCAGCGTGCGGTCGGCCTCGGAATGTTGTCGCTCGGCGAGTTCACCGAGCGCATGGATACCGCGCTGGCCGCCAAGACCCGCGGCGAGCTGAACGCGGTGCTGGTCGACCTGCCGGGTATCCGCCTGCAGGGGCAGCCGAATCAGGCACCGCCGATGCCGGAGCGGCCCTCGTTCGACCGGGCCCGCCCGGCGCCGGCCCCCTCCGGAAACACCATCCGCACGCGGTTGTCCAGCGTGAACCGCAAGGGCCGGTGGCAGGTTCCGCCCGTGCTCCATCTGAGCAGCCAGCTGTCCGGGGTGAGTCTCGATTTCACCCAGGCGGTGATGTCGACGCAGGTGGTCGAGCTGCGAGTGGACGATTTCTGCAGTTCGCTGACGCTGATCGTGCCGGCCGAGGCCACCGTCGATCTGAACGGACTGGACCTGATCGGTTCCAGCGCGAACAACAAGGTGCGCACGGGCCCGCCGTACGGCCCACTGCACCTGGTGGTGACGGGGCGGCTGCGCTTCGGATCCGTCACCGCCAAGCAGCCGTTCGCGGCGCAGTTC carries:
- the macS gene encoding MacS family sensor histidine kinase, whose translation is MASAERERDTVATAPLWRAAQAFRLVTVLYAVGQQIASVDNYRHPGLSWALIGVLVVWSVVSAIPLSRWADPGSARRRTVVVLGDHAVVIALMASTRLVADYDWYHGHQTLPTTLWAANAVMSAAILWGPAGGVSSGVLISAVSIVVRAQWELDLWSDATAPVLVSVGLAIGLAANTARRAQQQLQAAVRLTAAAEERERLAREVHDGVLQVLSYIKRRGTEIGGSTAELAQRAGEQEVALRVLVSEQGERPKTLGAQVDLRPLLTAQTAPSIFVSTPGDAVLLGERMAREIAAAVAAALSNTAAHAGPGAKAYVLLEDVGDAVLVSVRDDGPGIAPGRLADAAAEGRMGVSRSMVGRIEALGGVAELLTADDGTEWEFRVPRNTEEREVDR
- a CDS encoding response regulator transcription factor, producing MVVDDHPMWRDGVSRDLAEAGFRVIATADGVGAATRRAAAARPAVVLMDMQLPDGTGVHATAEILRVSPGSRVLVLSASAERDDVLDAIKAGATGYLVKSASAAELVDAVRATAAGQAVFTPGLAGLVLGEYRRIANAPAERDEPHRPALTERETEVLRLVAKGLSAKQIATRLGLSHRTVENHVQATLRKLQLANRVELTRYAIEQGLE
- a CDS encoding DUF1707 domain-containing protein, yielding MGDRDLRVSDTEREHVGMLLQRAVGLGMLSLGEFTERMDTALAAKTRGELNAVLVDLPGIRLQGQPNQAPPMPERPSFDRARPAPAPSGNTIRTRLSSVNRKGRWQVPPVLHLSSQLSGVSLDFTQAVMSTQVVELRVDDFCSSLTLIVPAEATVDLNGLDLIGSSANNKVRTGPPYGPLHLVVTGRLRFGSVTAKQPFAAQFRRLMSGF